Below is a genomic region from Ziziphus jujuba cultivar Dongzao chromosome 7, ASM3175591v1.
GGTGGATGGGGGTGTTTCGCTACATTGGCAGGAATGGAGTAGCCAATAGAGGAATGGAGCGGTGGGTCTGCGGTTTTTGGTAATGGGGTGGGTCTGGCTGGGAATGGGTCTAATACCGAGTTGGGATTCAAAGATGAGAGCTTCCTGGTCATGTGTTTTCTCTCTTTTGGGCTGGTTAATAACACATTGATCTTGTTATTGAGCTGAAAAATTCCAAGATTTTTCATGCACTCCATGTGAGAAGAAACCAAGTTCATAGCCTCTTCTGGTAAAGGAGTGAAATTTGGGGGCGGATTCACAGAGTACGAAGAGTTTATACCCTGGAGAAAATCTAGCAGAGGCCTGATGAATTTCTCAGCAATATCCCCTCTGTATGAAGCAGAGTATGGGTCTAAACAACCGGAAGAGAAGGCAGCTGAGACTTTGATATCTTTCTCCAAAGCCCACCTTGCAAGAGAGTGATGAATGTTCTTCAAGGACGGCAAAACCAGACCCAGATTTCGCTTTTGATCTTTTTGGCAGAGAACAGTGTTTCCAACAACAATGGTGGTGATTTGGGCCGCAGGGTAGTGAGACAGAATGTGGGTCCTGAGCCAAGTTTCAGCCATTAGAACACTGTTTGAGACATCATTGAGGTCTTCAGCACTCACGGAAACAGCTATAGGACGACCAGAGTGAGAAGACGCTTGAAGGACCTCCGAAGTTGTATCATGGACGCTTAGGAGGTTAATGGATTCTTGACCAGTACCTacatggtttaaaaaaaaataaaaaataaaaataaaaacaacccTTAAGAAATAAGATCTCTGTCCTGTGAACTCTGGAAATATTacacagagaaaagaaaaagaagaagacccACAATGACAAAGGGAAAATTGTACAACACAACTATTCAAACTCGCaaaaagaagtaaaagaaacccacaaaatacCATGGTGAACTAGCTTTGCTTACCAGTAAGACctaaagaagagaaaaagaaaaagtgaaacaACATCAACAGCAAAACGATCTTCAACATATCTGCAGTAACCCAAGATCTGATCAAACAAGAAAGAGAACCCTGAAACCCAAAATGCAAAATTTCCTTAAGCCTCTGCGTATATAATTTTATCAGTGAGAGTGTTATAAAGGCAAAGATTTTTTATCTTTGTTGTCCAAAACAAGCCATTCCACAGCAGTACTAACATTttccatctccaatctccaatgtATTACTCTACAGTctctacatttatttattattattattatttttttttttttgtggttgcatacaaaagataaaaaataaataacccttcaatataaattatttatctatCCAAAGCGTACAACGGCTATAAAgctaaaaaacaaaagcataaaGATCCAATTTCCATTGCCTAGAAAATGAGGCTGACAAAGGCAATGGCTAATAACCCAAATTACATACAGACTGTGTCCTATCTCTGGACACCTTGGGACGCGTGGAAGAACAGCAAAGTGTGGTGTGGGAAGTGTGTAGGCCATGAACTATATAACAAAGCCCAAAAACCAACCAACATTGACCGTACCTCTGCCCCAAAGACAGAGAgggaaatagaaagagaaagagagaaagagaaagaaaaagaaagagacgTCGTTCTCTCCTGTGGAGTCGAggtttgttttgctttttcatTGAACTAGGCTAGACCGTAGACCCATGAACGTGAAAGAGAGGCTTTGCAACTTTCGCATGGAAAGCAAATTCATTCTAAACGACGACGTTAGCTACTCCCTCTGCCAGtcaagtcaacagtcaacaacACTTGCCGTTTTCTCTTCGTGGACCAAACTGAATCCATACCGCATAAGAAAAGCACAGGTTCCGTGGACCCCACGGATATTAACAAAGGACAAAAAGTGGGCTGGTGGATTCCAGCGCACCTACTTTCAAAGTAAATAAACTGGCAGTTTGTGGGCCAAGCCCATTAGCAATTTTCAAATCCATGGATAAAGGGCAATGTAAAAATTGAAACGTGGCAATCACGGCTAATAAATGATTGATCTTAGtacttattattatcattttttttaaactttatgaatctaaatatttttgttataacaAATTTTGATGATTAATTTGGTAATGGGATCACCGATCCTTGAGCTCAGTTTTGTTGGCATTGCGTATCATTCACAATTGCCAGGTCTTGAGTTGGAGATTCATTGATTggtgaacccaaaaaaaaggggaaaaaagggAAATTTGGTTATAGGGTCGTCCAAGTTTGAGATCTGTTATATTCTAACTGGCTTAACTTGAATAAagataacttctttttttttcctagttttatttaaaattgaatgtatATTATCAATCCAATCCAACCTAACTTTCCTATACTCAAAGCTCTAATTTGGAAAGGAGTattggattaattaaaattttgatcaaCATAAAACATTATTAATTGTGTAGTGATAGAGAAATATGTATGATTTTCCAATATGCATGAATAATATATAGTGGTGGCTAGCTAATTTTGAGTTGTCTTATGATTTCATCCACAATGGCATATGCGAAAGTGACACCTTCTTTGTCATTAAGAATACTAGAAAGCATTTGTGATATAGATGTTTTGTTATATTGTCTGATTGTTAATTTGCCTAAAGATTCATTCCAGGACATATAATACCTAATTTGTTTTGGATTTAGACTTTTGAGGTTGGAGTGTGTTGTGCTATATATAGCtattgcttaaacattttctgGTTTTTTGGGGAGACATAGTTCAGAAaccatttatgattttttttcagcCAAACAAACCAGTAGAGATGTATAGATGGTATGGCTCCTGGTTGCTGACTATTGGATTAATCATATCTGTGATATTCCATATGAATTGACACATATTGAATCATTGATAAATctgaacacttttttttttttttttgaatctcattatatatgtatatattatattgtatagatAGGTGGTATAAAAGTGAAATAGGCAAactacatttttatatatttacattgtTTCCATACTGTGTTATAAATATGTATGTCTTCTTAATCACATGTAGTTAAGTAAATAAGCAATAGATATTGTTGTATGGTGATTTAGATCACACATATTtcataggaaaaaaattattaatacttATAATCTgcaaatttataagaaaaaattgttaatatgatAAATGAGCTTAATAAAAAACTGTTAGCTTGAAGAACTTTCTTGGCTTGTGGATTATTATATTCCATGCATGGACTTGAAGCAAAGCAATATGCTTGACGTGGTAATTGAGGCTTGGAACCCACAGCTCTTTTTTGGGAACCCCCATAGCTCTTGTTTACCAAAAATCTAGAGTCAGCGCCTTAGATAGGTGGGTCCTATTTTATCCCCTAGGATTCTGTTTCTCTGACTAGGTACACTCAAGGATAGAAAAAAGATTAAGGAAATTTCCAATTTGTTGTTCATTGTTTTATTGTATAACCCTAAACCACAACTCGGTATCACCGAATACAAAAGTTCAAACTTTATATGCCTTAACGAATGGACAAATCCTATTTgcgataacatatatatatatatatgcattgtcCAAAATGCAAGTAAAGATTTGAGTGGCAAAGTAATATTCtctaatttcaaattaaaaagggcaacaaaatattctaattaattGACCAATACAAGAGTTACTGGAAAAGGGACAACCCAAACACACAGatcaataaattataaactatatatgatataaattgCTTTGACAACTTGGCTCAGACAAAACAAGTAGGACGAACATATATAGTAACTTTCCTAGTTGGTGCTTTTGGAATTAATAACAGTGCCCGGAGGGGTTGGATATTGGAGGTAGGAAGAGGGACAAAAGAGAAAACCAGAAACACCCAGGCCCTATGTAAGTTCCAACAttcttgtattatatatatatatatatatatacataaaagaaaaagacaaaccCTTCCAACTGTCTATCTTAAGAATAatagcaaacaaaaaaatagcatTGTTAAGTAATAAAATAGATGTGATATGCTTATTTAAGCAGTGAGTAAAATTATTATCTTCAGATAAATCTGGGTTGAATCCCTCCActctataaaataaataaatacgtgTCATGTTactaataaaccaaattacaggtttttattttttttggcttccaAACTTACTGGTCATATATTCTTACAGAATctttgttaattaataatgCATTATTTCACTTCTATAAAGTTTGTGAGCTTCATTGGAGAACCGACTGGACAAATGCACGGTGGACCCTAATCAAGTTAGCAAGAAGTACTACAGCTATACCATTGTTGCTTTGCTTGACCCCCTGCACATTCCACATTTTCCACTACAGAAAGTTTTTGGTTTACTGCTTACAGTCTTATACTGAGCAGTAATGAGGACGAGCAACATGCCAAAATACGTTTAGATAGAAAAATCTCACAAATATGACTAATCAACTACCATATTTTTCTTCGACCATTAGGAATTTAGAGCCCTCTTCTGgcatttgaattattttaaaagacttttttggcgaatgaattattttaaaagactACCGATTAGATTGGTAAAGTTTACAAGCTCAATTTAATTTGGCTTACAAGACGGAATAGGACccaaattttcaatataaaatgtaCCATTCGCTTGGCCTCCAGCACATTCCACcagtaatattttaaatttagccAAAGATTGGTTTGTTTGATAGTGTTTGCCATCGTTAACAATATTGTATGAGGcacatttttttatgatttaaaaagTATATCGTTGTGGACTTGCATAATGTAGCATTGAAAACACCACACCAATAATCGTTTTTGAAACCCATCAATCAACTCAGTACAGCAAGTAATGTTGGAGAATTTGTCGGTCATTAGAATTTAATAGGAACTAAAAATTCGGATTAAAAGTTCGTTCTTTTCATTTCACGGATAGTAAAACTGTAAgtgtttcaacttttttttttttttcctcctttttgttttttttggtggggtgaACACTGTAAATATTTCATTGGTTGATGTTAAAGTGTTGTTTAGGTGGTACATTATTACTTAACAGTCTAAAAAGAATGTAGAATttcatttaaaagtaaaattattcaaactatggcaaattgtataaatttttaCACATGAATAATATTTGGAAAAACTTGTCTGAATAATTGTTGCAGATGCAGAAATCATTCTTCATGTCCACTTTCTATGAGAGCATTTAATAGTTTCTTTAcgtcgaataaaaaaaatttaaacaaaaaggaATAACATGAAGATATGGATTATCAGAAActggtaaataaaaatataatttattaagatCACATGTGATAtataacatacatacatatatatatatatatatatatagatatataattatattagtgaatcgttttgattttatattttataaaacaaaaatttggctTAAAATTTCGTTTTAAAGTCACATAATAAAGTTATTGAGTCTATTCTTATTGACTGATTTTTTAACCAACTAGAGAAGAGGGCACTGAATTTATCtgtaataaaatacaaatacaaactaCATAAATGAATATCAGCACGCTAATATCAGATACATGACAcacacatttttcttttttcagttataaaatatatatataaaccacaTAAATGAATATCGGCACGCTAATATCATGATACATGGCAGTATGGCACATACATATTTCTTTTGTTAATTATACAcgatatatacattatattataaaactaATCAGGggataattttatctttttttttttttccattattgtTTACGAgacaaatgaaaatatattccaatagattttaaaattttaactagtTTCCATAAAGCTTAAAAATACTAACATCGAtcttataaaatatttcaatttaaacCAAAGgtctatttttttccctttgaaattttttttttaatatgaattaaattatatatataaaaatattattgattaatatatttatataatctgaACGTGaataagttaataaaataataaattaattaaatattaatatattatttgataaatattttaataattccagtttattgatgtttaaatataataaataatacatatctatttgtttaacaatttttttttttttaaatgtcaatTTAGATGATATTGTTATACTACTCGGTGATAGTTAACCTTACACAGCTCGAGACATGACAgtatcatataaattaaaaatcaagtCATTATCATTTAAACATACTAAATAAGATAACAATTAAAGATAAAGCCATGTGGTTTTATTCCATATCATGaaatttatcattaaattttatagttcaTGAATAGTCAGAACTTTGTATTTGAAACTCCCaaccataaaattttattatttggattttagctgtatatttttcttctatatACTTTTcttgtatatacacatatatattcacTTTTACTAACAATTTGAAAAAGTattgaaaaaaacaacaaaaagaaaatcctgAATGGAAAACGACTCTTCAATTTACCACATTTTGATACAACCCTTTAATTGGTGAATTATGGAACGTAAAGAATCAGTCCCCACTAGccccaaaacaaacaaaagaaaaaagaaaaatgcgtCTTAAAGGGGGTTAAGAAAAGGATAATATCGTCTTTGCGTATTGTGGTGGTGTCCTACAAAAGGGAAAAAGGGTTAAAGAAAAGCAATAAAGCATATGCCACTGTGCGTGTGCGTGTTCCCCCACTCGTACACATACGCACCCACAGGGTCGGTGGATCCGAACCCAAATCCTATAAAGTAAACGTACTCAACCCAACGTTAACTCTGACCCAGTTCACTTTCCTTTCAccgaaattacatttttaaccTCCACATCCACAAACAAATCCCAATGACCATCCATCACTTGCTAATGAGTTTTTAATCGAAAGCTACATACATCAAAGCAAACAGAGAGCATGATTGAGAGCATGGTTGGCTGTCTCCATCAATCACGACCGTTTAAACCGACCATCCAAACAGATCTCATCAAGTTGACACGTGTGGGCTTTCTATGTGGACTACATGGTATGATTCTGTAGTTGGGTTTGTATGTgattctattcttttttttttttttttttttcaacttgaaGCTGGACCGAAAAATTGTCCTTAAAATTCTTAAAAGTAGGCACAGCGGTCTGACGATTTCACGGCACCAAGAGAAGCGAAGAATTATAAGTGATGAGAATATGTTATAAATGCTTTTGGCCCCTCGTTCCCCAcgcaaagagaaaatattaaaattaaaaagacaaaaaaggacATGAAGGTGGTGCCTTTTAAATCAGCATTACATGGTCATCATCATCGTCCATTTATTTGAGAACAACCAACCAAAAGTAGATAAATGCCGCTACGTGTCATTTGTCACCATAAGTACTTTCCCCAAAACCTCCACTgtaaaaatatggaaaataaaaaataaaaaataatttatttgaagaaaataataaaaatgaaataaagaaaaaatgcgGCTCCGTTTGACGTCAGCTTACAGCTACTTGGGGTTTGGGGCAACCAGATCTTGCAGACAAAAGAAGCTTCCCCTCACACACACTCACTCGgtcttctctctctctaaaccgccaaaaaaaaaaaaaaaaaacacagagaaaaaaaaagaaaaaaaaaaaagagatagatAGGGAGGGAATGAATTGTGTTTGGATGAATGgaaaggagaagaaaataaGAGGAGCGAAGAAAATTTCAGGATGATGAGAGCTCctcatttgattttctttttgattttcttattgGCTACTGCTACTCAGCTCCTTTCTGCAAACAGACTCGCTATAATACAGAATACTACTGCTTCTTCTGATCCATCTAAGAGAAGAATTCTGCACCAGCCGTTATTCCCGGAGAGCTCGGCGCCACCGCCGGACGCCACCGTAACATCTCCTCCGCCACCTCCGCCGGCCAATTCGGCTTTGCCTACTCCCGAACAGCCTTTTTTCCACGAACTCCCCACCGGTCCAACCACCGATCAGAGTCAACCACCTCCTGCACCTGCTGCCAATGGCAACTCTCAAAATCCAACAGCGACGCAGCCAACCAAGCCGACTAAGAAGGTCGCCATTGCAATCTCCGTTGGGATTGTGACGCTCGGTATGCTCTCCGCTCTCGTTTTCTTTCTGTATCGGCACCGAGTCAAGCACCGGTCGGAGGCTCAGAAGCTTGTCGGTGGAGAAGGAAGAGGAGGGAATTCTCATAGATTAGCTGAGGATTCGAGAGCGCCACCGTCAAGCTTCCTCTATATCGGAACCGTGGAACCGAGCCGCACATCGTTCAGTGAAGCAGCAAATGGAGTGGCACCGAACAGAGAAGCACTGAACAGGTCGCCGTATCGGAAGCTGAATTCGATAAAAAGATCGGATCGGTACCGTCCGAGCCCCGAATTGCAGCCGTTGCCTCCTCTGGCGAAGCCTACGAGCGTGAATTCTCCGTCGTCGGCTATGTCGTCGTCCGACGAGGAGAGCCACGAGACCGCATTTCATTCCCCTCAGGGCTCCTCCATTATTAGCTACGAAGAGAGCTATTACACGCCAATTTCGCGTCAAAGCAATAACAGTAACAGTAACAGTAACAGTCATGTGGCGGTTAACAATTGCGCTCCGATCCCGACGAGAACCGAAATTGCTCACCCTCCCAATCCTCATTCCAAAAGAACTTCCCCTAAATCGCGGTTTTCGGTTCCACCAACGACGACGACGCAGGCTGCGGCTGCTCCGCCACCACCACCGCTGCCGCCTCCGCCGGTGTCAAATGGTCCTCCATCAACAGCACTCGACGAAGATGAACAACCAGCTCCTCCCTATGCTCTGAAACGCCCAAAGTTTTCGGCTCCACCGCCACCGCCAAATATGGCTCGCCTGCACAATCAGTCGCCACAGCACAGGTCTGGAATCGGcgttcctcctcctcctccacctccacctccacctccgCCTCCGCCGCCAATGCAACCGCAAAAAGTTGGAATTGTGGAGACGATTGTACCTGTAATGCCTTCCCAAATATCAAAAAAGTCTCAATCGTGGACTTCGATCCCGAAAACAGTAGCTGAAAATGGAATGAGAAAACCTGCACAACCTGCAGTGAATAAAGCTGCTGCAAGCTCTTCTTCTGAGAATTTTGAGGGAGATGACTCGGGAGGATCAAAGCCAAAGTTAAAGCCTCTGCACTGGGACAAAGTCCGGGCAACCTCGGACCGAGCAACGGTGTGGGACCAGCTCAAATCAAGCTCATTTCAGTAAGTTGATTCtagccatttttatttttttttacatatatgcaAAGTTACCCTTctatgccatttttttttttttttcctcatgatTTTAGGGGACAATCTATAATTTATTTGCCAGATTAAACGAAGACATGATGGAGTCTCTGTTTGGCTGCAATTCAACTACGAATTCGGCTCCCAAAGATACCGGCATTAGAAAATCAGTTCTCCCTCCTGTTGAGCAAGAAAACAGGGTTTTAGACCCAAAGAAGTCGCAGAACATAGCTATTCTGTTAAGAGCACTTAATGTAACAAGGGACGAGGTCTCTGAAGCTCTTCTGGATGGTAtgccattcttttttctttcccttgtctgtcagagtttttttttttattttattttatttaatataacatAAACTATTTTTGGGCTTTGCTACAACAGATTAATCCGTTGTAAATTCAAATCCTTAGCATCCAGAAGCTGCTTTAATTAACTACTAATAACACATATAATCACCCATATATTACAGTAACTTGAAGAATTTCCAGAAAGAAATgtgttaaataaatttctagtaCCAAAAATTTTGTAGTCCAGAGTGTGTTTGCATTTATGTCTTTTAAGTTATTTTGTGTGTGGAAACTTGAAGGGAAGGGAATGTAGAATATCAAAATAGGTACAAGAGTTAAAGaggttgaattttttaattattattattatttttggatctCCCTTGAATTCAAAGTCATCATCATTATAATAAGTAACGTTATAATTATTTAGCAGTATGATTTAACATAAATCATTGTGTTAGTTTTCACTtattaaaagaagaaaggaaaaagtaaaGCAATCTTAACACTATCAGATAACACACACTTTACCTGTACCAATATCCGATAACACTAACTTTTAGAAAGTAAAAAATCGGTTGTCAGACTGTCAAACATCCTTTTCAACAAATTACATGTACCAATCATCACATATATTTGACATCTAAATTCTGGTGGGAGAACTTTCTGACATAAATTCTGTTCAATCTTCTGCAGTTCCACTAGAagcaaaattaataacaaatctTCATAAACAATCAGATATTGCCTTGATGAGTAACAATCAAATTCacagtaaaaagaaaaatatcagagagagagagagagaacagaaTGTTCAttgtttgttgtttttcaaCATTAACATATAAATATTCCTTGTGATATCATCAAAATCGATTTTTATCGTCCAACCACTTATGGCCATCAAAACTGGGTTGCAGAAGTAAATAGGATATATGATGATGGTAGTCCTATTTATGCCACTGGTCTTTGATAAGGTAAAGCTCTATCACCAGTAGACCATACCATTCTGATGCACTGGCAAGCATGTGAAAGAGCTGCACACACTATCTTACCTACTTTGTGAGGCAAAGAGCAGCGGATATTGGTCCTACAGACCAACTTCATTCATAAGTTAGCATGTGTTATAAGTTTTATCATTGCCTAAACAGGCATTCAATAAGAACTGGAGGAAGAATGACTAGTCTGCTtgactgaattttttttctgtCTAGATCCTGTTTATCATGTTTGCTAATTGCCACATTTTGAATCATGTGTTCGGAAATAATAGGTAATCCAGAAGGCTTGGGTGCTGAGCTTTTGGAAACTCTTGTAAAGATGGCTCCAACAAAAGAGGAAGAAATCAAACTTAGAGACTATCAAGGTGATATCTCAAAGTTAGGGTCTGCAGAACGCTTTCTCAAGGCAGTGTTGGATGTCCCATTTGCCTTTAAAAGAGTTGAAGCAATGCTATACAGGGCTAATTTCGATACAGAAGTAAAATACTTGAGGAAGTCTTTTCAAACTCTGGAGGTATTTTAGGCTGAAGGTTTATAGTTAGCAAGGTTCAATGCCTTGTTATCTTGATCTCTTAATGTCACGATTATCGACTCACAGATACTCATACCTTCTCTTATTATTTTCCAGGAAGCAAGTGAAGAATTGAAGAACAGCCGGTTATTCCTGAAACTCCTTGAAGCTGTTCTGAGGACAGGAAACAGAATGAATGTTGGCACCAATAGAGGTGATGCTAAAGCTTTTAAACTTGATACACTCTTGAAATTAGTAGACATAAAGGGAACAGATGGGAAGACCACATTACTCCATTTTGTGGTCCAAGAGATCATTAGATCCGAAGGTGCCGGTGGTGATTCAACAAATGAGAATGGTCAAATGaattccaaaacaaaagaagatgaTTTTAAGAAGCAGGGATTGCAGGTTGTGGCTGGGTTGAGCAGAGATCTTGGTAATGTCAAAAAAGCAGCAGGAATGGACTCAGATGTGCTAAGCAGTTATGTATCAAAGCTTGAAATGGGGCTCGAGAAAGTCAGATTGGCTTTGCAATATGAGAAACCAGAAATGCAAGGGAAATTTTTCAACTCAATGAAACAGTTTCTGAAAGAAGCTGAAGAGGAAATCATTAGTATCAAGGCTGATGAAAGAAAGGCTTTGTTTCTTGTGAAAGAAGTCACTGAATATTTTCATGGGGACACAGCCAAGGAGGGAGCCCATCCTTTCAGAATCTTCATGATTGTAAGAGATTTCCTAGCCACATTGGATCTAGTGTGCAAAGAAGTGGGAAGAATGCAGGATAGAACAGTGATGGGTTCAGCTAGGTCGTTTAGGATATCATCAACTGCTTCACTACCAGTTCTCAACAGGTATAATGTCCGACATGATACTAGTTCAGATGATGATAGCTTGTCGCCGTGAACCTCGTAGAAGGAGAGTAAGTTTAGATAAAAACTTCCACGGCTACGGACATGTATTCAATtgaagcagcagcagcaacgATATATCTATTTCTTTCATTACAAGCATTTTCAAAGGATCAGGAGATTGGAACTAGGGAAAGTAATCTCGAGAGTCTCCCATTGTTAAGAAAATCTCATCCCTAGCTAGGAGGTTCCGGTCTTTTGATCGGATAAGACTCCTAGGAAGGAGAAACATTTTGAATGAGAATCACAGGTGCACAGAGAACAGAGTCAGGAATATTAGACACTAAATAATATACTGGAAGAGCAGGCCCGGGGAAGAATATATTCAGTTTAAAGAAAAGGGCATTGATGAACAAGAGCATTCACACTCCAAGAGACAAAGTGATTAGCTAAAGTGAAAAATTGctatgctttttttttccccgattCCAAATATATATTCCAATGTTACGATAGGCTTCTTCATCTAGATCAGATTCCCACACAATTTCAAGAATCAGAATGTTTTGACATTGGTCATGATGCTAAGATGTgcatttatttgattatttgttatCTCATAATAAGTAACTATTCTTTTTCAGcttatttttggtaaatcatgcagatttttttttttccaccctGGTCCCTACTTTTTGCTTTTCTCTATGAATGCATTATGCATGAACACATTCAAATAAAGACAAGAAGTAGTACAACACAGAGACAGTCAAACTTTGGACACAAAACCAACACTATTACATGCAACTTTAGAGAAAGCAAAGCAAAAACTTACAATCAACCTCGTCATTAACCCTTTGCAAAAAgcaaaaccaaataataaacgGCTAAAACCTCTGTTTTCGGTTTTATT
It encodes:
- the LOC107424911 gene encoding glucan endo-1,3-beta-glucosidase 12 is translated as MLKIVLLLMLFHFFFFSSLGLTGTGQESINLLSVHDTTSEVLQASSHSGRPIAVSVSAEDLNDVSNSVLMAETWLRTHILSHYPAAQITTIVVGNTVLCQKDQKRNLGLVLPSLKNIHHSLARWALEKDIKVSAAFSSGCLDPYSASYRGDIAEKFIRPLLDFLQGINSSYSVNPPPNFTPLPEEAMNLVSSHMECMKNLGIFQLNNKINVLLTSPKERKHMTRKLSSLNPNSVLDPFPARPTPLPKTADPPLHSSIGYSIPANVAKHPHPPVSQTASPPQAFQSPPLAQIVSQPPLSFPFAPERPFDPATPPPFSFSLPPCSPSYPVAPAPEIGGVVQKLWCVAKPNVPADTLQEAMDYACGPGGADCDEIMPHGNCYSPDTVVAHASYAFNSYWQKTKRNGGSCSFGGTAMLINNDPSFLHCRFVLT
- the LOC107424912 gene encoding formin-like protein 6, translated to MMRAPHLIFFLIFLLATATQLLSANRLAIIQNTTASSDPSKRRILHQPLFPESSAPPPDATVTSPPPPPPANSALPTPEQPFFHELPTGPTTDQSQPPPAPAANGNSQNPTATQPTKPTKKVAIAISVGIVTLGMLSALVFFLYRHRVKHRSEAQKLVGGEGRGGNSHRLAEDSRAPPSSFLYIGTVEPSRTSFSEAANGVAPNREALNRSPYRKLNSIKRSDRYRPSPELQPLPPLAKPTSVNSPSSAMSSSDEESHETAFHSPQGSSIISYEESYYTPISRQSNNSNSNSNSHVAVNNCAPIPTRTEIAHPPNPHSKRTSPKSRFSVPPTTTTQAAAAPPPPPLPPPPVSNGPPSTALDEDEQPAPPYALKRPKFSAPPPPPNMARLHNQSPQHRSGIGVPPPPPPPPPPPPPPPMQPQKVGIVETIVPVMPSQISKKSQSWTSIPKTVAENGMRKPAQPAVNKAAASSSSENFEGDDSGGSKPKLKPLHWDKVRATSDRATVWDQLKSSSFQLNEDMMESLFGCNSTTNSAPKDTGIRKSVLPPVEQENRVLDPKKSQNIAILLRALNVTRDEVSEALLDGNPEGLGAELLETLVKMAPTKEEEIKLRDYQGDISKLGSAERFLKAVLDVPFAFKRVEAMLYRANFDTEVKYLRKSFQTLEEASEELKNSRLFLKLLEAVLRTGNRMNVGTNRGDAKAFKLDTLLKLVDIKGTDGKTTLLHFVVQEIIRSEGAGGDSTNENGQMNSKTKEDDFKKQGLQVVAGLSRDLGNVKKAAGMDSDVLSSYVSKLEMGLEKVRLALQYEKPEMQGKFFNSMKQFLKEAEEEIISIKADERKALFLVKEVTEYFHGDTAKEGAHPFRIFMIVRDFLATLDLVCKEVGRMQDRTVMGSARSFRISSTASLPVLNRYNVRHDTSSDDDSLSP